In Halobaculum rubrum, the following are encoded in one genomic region:
- a CDS encoding VOC family protein, translated as MTTRPATTQPRPALASLALEVTDLTRAATWYADTFGLVPSRRTATECAFDVGGTEFVLRRPDSVPRGGLHTHFAFEVPAREYPAWRARSPDAPEIDFGSFRSLYREDDDGHAPEIGGTAPDGTGTGLVGIFEVVLEVANVDLASDCWSALGFSAVDRGDERRRIRMRGPAGADRQFDVELWEPQLGLAGARGGVHVDLALRVHEPAAVAEHAYGDLPSVTVREAPDGSVELYDPDGHHLVLLPADESTESEEP; from the coding sequence ATGACGACGCGACCCGCGACGACGCAGCCGCGGCCGGCGCTCGCGTCGCTCGCGCTGGAGGTGACCGACCTCACGCGCGCGGCGACGTGGTACGCAGACACGTTCGGCCTGGTCCCGAGCCGTCGAACCGCCACCGAGTGCGCCTTCGACGTCGGCGGCACCGAGTTCGTGCTCCGCCGGCCGGACTCGGTTCCCCGGGGCGGCCTCCACACGCACTTCGCGTTCGAGGTGCCCGCCCGCGAGTACCCCGCCTGGCGCGCTCGCTCCCCCGACGCACCCGAGATCGACTTCGGCTCGTTCCGCTCGCTGTACCGCGAGGACGACGACGGTCACGCCCCCGAGATCGGCGGGACGGCCCCCGACGGGACGGGGACCGGCCTCGTGGGGATCTTCGAGGTCGTGCTGGAGGTGGCGAACGTCGACCTCGCGAGCGACTGCTGGTCGGCGCTGGGCTTCTCGGCGGTCGACCGCGGCGACGAGCGGCGACGGATCCGGATGCGCGGCCCCGCGGGGGCCGATCGGCAGTTCGACGTGGAGCTGTGGGAGCCCCAGTTGGGACTGGCGGGCGCTCGCGGCGGCGTCCACGTCGACTTGGCGCTCCGGGTACACGAACCCGCGGCCGTCGCGGAGCACGCCTACGGCGACCTCCCCTCGGTGACGGTTCGGGAGGCGCCCGACGGCTCGGTCGAGCTGTACGACCCGGACGGCCACCACCTCGTGTTGTTGCCTGCCGACGAGAGCACGGAATCGGAGGAGCCGTGA